One part of the Nitrosophilus kaiyonis genome encodes these proteins:
- a CDS encoding ArnT family glycosyltransferase: MQNSYFKNYIILLLIITAYRFFVLLNTNIDLYMDEAYYWFWSKNLDFGYYSKPPMIAWTIALFTSIFGDCEICIKLPALLLYPITSIIIFLIAKELFDEKIAFWSAFAFITLPAVSMSSLIISTDVVLLFFWSLTLYLFIKAIKTNKDFYWILAGFSAGFGLLSKYTMIIFVISVFLYLFISKEHKKHLKNIKLYLTMLLAALVYMPNLIWNYHHKFISFMHTKEISEIDRDLFHLNKMLEFLGAQFGVFGPIFFAVLIFLIFKPFIKEDRFKLLYSFTLPFLAIITLQSFLARAFANWAAPTYVAATILVVSYLIIKNRKKLLAIGIVINILLALILYHYQAIANILNIELTSKTDPYKRVLGWEEVAKKIEPIIKNYPNVKLLFDDRKLMSEMIFYLKPHPFDAVMYNPKHLLRNQFDLVTDLQKHIGEDFIFITKRAQIKDVTKRFESYKKIATIKVTLYKDFSRVYHIYYLKRFKGY, translated from the coding sequence TTGCAAAATAGCTATTTTAAAAATTATATAATTTTACTTTTAATAATTACTGCTTATAGATTTTTCGTACTATTAAATACAAATATAGATCTTTATATGGATGAAGCATATTATTGGTTTTGGTCTAAGAATCTTGATTTTGGCTACTATTCAAAGCCGCCTATGATTGCATGGACTATAGCACTATTTACTTCCATATTTGGTGATTGCGAAATTTGTATAAAACTTCCAGCTCTTTTACTCTATCCAATAACATCTATAATAATCTTTTTGATTGCAAAAGAGCTTTTTGATGAAAAAATAGCATTTTGGAGCGCTTTTGCTTTTATAACACTTCCTGCTGTTTCAATGTCATCTTTAATTATCTCAACAGATGTGGTTTTACTATTTTTTTGGTCGCTTACATTATATCTTTTTATAAAAGCTATTAAAACAAACAAAGACTTTTACTGGATATTAGCTGGTTTTAGTGCTGGATTTGGTCTTCTAAGCAAATATACTATGATAATTTTTGTAATAAGTGTATTTTTATATCTTTTCATATCAAAAGAGCATAAAAAACATCTAAAAAATATAAAACTATACTTAACTATGCTACTTGCTGCATTAGTATATATGCCAAATCTAATATGGAATTATCATCATAAATTTATAAGTTTTATGCATACAAAAGAGATAAGTGAAATAGATAGGGACCTTTTTCATTTAAATAAGATGTTAGAATTTTTGGGCGCTCAGTTTGGAGTTTTTGGCCCAATATTTTTTGCAGTTTTGATTTTTTTAATTTTTAAACCATTTATAAAAGAGGATAGATTTAAACTACTCTACTCATTTACTCTTCCTTTTTTAGCAATAATCACATTACAAAGCTTTTTAGCAAGAGCGTTTGCAAATTGGGCTGCACCAACATATGTTGCAGCAACAATTCTTGTAGTTTCATATCTGATTATAAAAAATAGAAAAAAATTGTTAGCTATTGGCATAGTTATTAATATTTTATTGGCACTAATTTTATATCATTATCAAGCCATAGCAAATATTTTAAATATTGAACTAACTTCTAAAACAGACCCATATAAAAGAGTTTTAGGATGGGAAGAGGTTGCTAAAAAAATTGAGCCTATTATTAAAAATTATCCAAATGTGAAACTTCTTTTTGATGATAGAAAATTGATGAGTGAGATGATTTTTTATCTAAAACCTCATCCATTTGATGCAGTTATGTACAATCCAAAACATCTATTAAGAAATCAGTTTGATTTGGTAACTGATTTACAAAAGCATATTGGAGAAGATTTTATTTTTATTACAAAAAGAGCCCAAATTAAAGATGTTACAAAAAGATTTGAAAGTTATAAAAAAATAGCTACTATAAAAGTCACTTTATACAAAGATTTTAGCAGAGTTTATCATATATATTATTTGAAAAGATTCAAGGGATATTGA
- the amrB gene encoding AmmeMemoRadiSam system protein B, giving the protein MKREASVAGSFYPAQCNEIESMINQYNQILNQALKNSIVLELKPKAIISPHAGYVYSGFTANVAHRILGNSKPKRVVVIGPSHRVYLDGISGSFYDYFETPCGDLEIDKEYLEHLRSLFDIKFIEAAHQEHSTEVQMPFIKHYIPDAKVIEMVYGDMDPFYLSKICEAILSDKDNAIVISTDLSHYYPLKEAEKLDTYCLKAVHDLDTTYLHSGCEACGKIGVEAIILAAKNLGLKSKIIDYRTSADASGDESAVVGYMSAIFL; this is encoded by the coding sequence ATGAAAAGAGAAGCTTCGGTAGCTGGTTCATTTTATCCAGCACAGTGTAATGAAATTGAGTCTATGATTAATCAATATAATCAGATATTAAATCAAGCTTTAAAAAACTCAATAGTTTTAGAGTTAAAACCAAAAGCTATAATATCTCCGCATGCTGGATATGTTTATAGTGGATTTACTGCAAATGTTGCTCATAGAATTTTAGGCAATTCCAAGCCAAAAAGAGTTGTTGTAATAGGCCCTAGTCATAGAGTCTATCTCGATGGAATAAGCGGAAGTTTTTATGATTATTTTGAAACACCATGCGGAGATTTAGAAATAGATAAAGAGTATTTAGAACATTTAAGATCTCTGTTTGATATAAAGTTTATAGAAGCAGCCCATCAAGAGCATAGTACAGAAGTTCAAATGCCATTTATTAAACACTATATTCCTGATGCTAAAGTGATAGAGATGGTATATGGAGATATGGACCCTTTTTATCTTTCTAAAATTTGTGAAGCAATATTAAGTGATAAAGATAATGCTATTGTTATAAGTACAGATTTGAGTCACTATTATCCTTTGAAAGAGGCAGAAAAATTAGATACATATTGTTTAAAAGCTGTACATGATCTTGATACAACATATTTGCATTCCGGTTGTGAAGCATGTGGAAAAATAGGAGTTGAGGCGATTATTTTAGCTGCTAAAAATTTAGGCTTAAAATCTAAAATAATTGATTATAGAACAAGTGCTGATGCAAGTGGCGATGAGAGTGCAGTTGTTGGATATATGAGTGCAATATTTTTGTGA
- the truA gene encoding tRNA pseudouridine(38-40) synthase TruA: MRIKAVISYDGSRFFGFQSQKHTNKTIQGYIKRALNRVGIDSKIVASGRTDTGVHATNQVIHFDIPKHWSDLEKLKNYLNRYLFPSIKIKNLYIVNDNFHARYWAKKRAYRYLIKINEPNPFEANYITFLNHLNLNKIEEAISLFEGEHDFKYFMKTGSETKSSKRKIYKSKLYQYKDLIIFYFEANGFLRSQIRMMVDFLIKIGKNELTKYQLLEQLQCKERYSTTLAPPYGLYLCKVIY, from the coding sequence ATGCGAATAAAAGCGGTTATTAGTTATGATGGAAGTAGATTTTTTGGATTTCAGTCTCAAAAACATACAAATAAAACTATACAAGGTTATATAAAAAGAGCGCTAAATAGAGTTGGAATTGATTCAAAGATAGTAGCAAGTGGTCGAACAGATACAGGTGTTCATGCAACAAATCAAGTTATTCATTTTGATATTCCAAAACATTGGTCAGATCTTGAAAAATTAAAAAATTACCTTAATAGATATCTATTTCCATCCATTAAAATTAAAAATCTATATATTGTAAATGATAATTTCCATGCAAGATATTGGGCAAAAAAAAGAGCATATAGATATCTTATTAAAATTAATGAGCCAAATCCATTTGAAGCAAATTATATAACTTTTTTAAATCATTTGAATCTAAATAAAATAGAAGAAGCAATATCTTTGTTTGAGGGAGAACACGATTTTAAATATTTTATGAAAACTGGAAGCGAAACAAAATCAAGTAAAAGAAAAATTTATAAATCAAAACTTTATCAATATAAAGATTTAATCATATTCTATTTTGAAGCGAATGGCTTTTTAAGAAGCCAAATTAGAATGATGGTTGATTTTTTGATAAAAATAGGAAAAAATGAGTTAACAAAATATCAGCTATTAGAGCAACTTCAATGCAAAGAAAGATACTCTACTACCTTAGCACCTCCTTATGGTTTGTATCTGTGTAAAGTTATTTATTGA
- a CDS encoding LptF/LptG family permease — translation MVRLNRYINQNFSTMFFSIFFPLFSIASLIFFIKVVSITSIIKVDFLELLELYMYVLPQIFFYTIPVAFFVSAVMTLSKLSYDYEMIVIFSLGIKPFKIAHILGKMAFLASTALLMLSLVIIPQAKQMYKGFIAYKKAEAIFNIKPSEYGQKFGDWLLFIENQKGKNRFENIVLYNQKVMNKENFIVAKEAVIKSDKEGLKFILNSGTGYTYENGKLDELHFERMVLNDLSVLEAKQYKNVIEYWFESTSNKTRAFDFTIFVIVSLFPMLSIFLILALGIKNPRYQKNFTYLWIILSISIFYVLAFILSKKIPFIAIFILSILWLFFGYILYKKYVLKRY, via the coding sequence ATGGTTAGATTAAATAGATATATAAATCAAAATTTCTCTACAATGTTTTTCTCTATATTTTTTCCGCTTTTTTCTATTGCTTCTTTGATATTTTTTATTAAAGTTGTCTCTATTACATCAATAATAAAAGTAGATTTTTTAGAGCTTTTAGAACTTTATATGTATGTTTTGCCTCAAATATTTTTTTATACTATTCCTGTAGCTTTTTTTGTTTCTGCAGTTATGACTTTATCCAAACTATCTTATGATTATGAAATGATAGTTATATTTTCATTAGGGATTAAACCATTTAAAATTGCGCATATTTTAGGCAAAATGGCATTTTTAGCTTCAACTGCTCTTTTAATGCTATCACTTGTCATAATTCCTCAAGCTAAACAGATGTATAAAGGATTTATTGCTTATAAAAAAGCTGAAGCGATCTTCAATATAAAACCTAGTGAATATGGACAAAAATTTGGGGATTGGCTTTTATTTATAGAGAATCAAAAAGGTAAAAATAGATTTGAAAATATTGTTTTGTATAACCAAAAAGTGATGAATAAAGAAAATTTTATTGTTGCAAAAGAGGCAGTAATAAAATCTGATAAAGAGGGACTAAAATTTATTTTAAATAGTGGTACAGGTTATACATATGAAAATGGAAAACTTGATGAATTGCATTTTGAAAGAATGGTTTTAAATGATTTAAGTGTTTTAGAAGCAAAACAGTATAAAAATGTTATAGAATACTGGTTTGAGAGCACTTCAAATAAAACAAGAGCCTTTGATTTTACTATTTTTGTAATAGTTTCTTTATTTCCTATGTTATCAATATTTTTAATTTTAGCTCTTGGTATTAAAAATCCAAGATATCAAAAAAATTTTACATATCTTTGGATCATTCTATCAATATCCATTTTTTATGTTTTAGCTTTTATACTTTCAAAAAAGATACCATTTATCGCAATTTTCATATTATCAATTTTATGGCTCTTTTTTGGATATATTTTATATAAAAAATATGTTTTAAAGAGATATTGA
- a CDS encoding prepilin peptidase: MTYFIIFIFGLVFGSFLNVLIVRIPKGENIAYPPSHCPVCKKQLKWWHNIPVISWIILKGECYFCKSKISLQYPLIELITAIIFVIVFLKNGINIYSLIIALTFSLLLTLSMIDFLYKAVPDSLNLLALSLSIFSSANILENLKNALLMAGGFSLLRFYVSYYVSLKENFAIKKEIKKAPWLKSFYPTPVMIEAMGEGDIIVAATIGAILGIKLSIISFFLSAIFAIPASLYLRFSKKEYELPYIPFLAISLIIVYTYKDFFNNLLEWIING; the protein is encoded by the coding sequence ATGACTTATTTTATAATCTTTATTTTTGGGCTTGTTTTTGGCTCTTTTTTGAATGTTTTAATTGTTAGAATACCAAAAGGAGAAAATATAGCTTATCCACCAAGCCACTGCCCAGTATGCAAAAAACAGTTAAAATGGTGGCACAATATTCCAGTAATCTCTTGGATTATTTTAAAAGGAGAGTGCTATTTTTGCAAAAGCAAAATCTCTTTGCAATATCCATTAATAGAATTAATTACTGCAATTATATTTGTGATAGTTTTTTTAAAAAATGGAATAAATATATATTCATTAATAATAGCATTAACATTTTCTTTGCTTCTTACTTTATCTATGATAGATTTTTTATATAAGGCAGTCCCTGATAGTTTAAATCTATTAGCACTATCTTTATCAATTTTTTCATCTGCTAATATTTTAGAAAATCTAAAAAATGCGCTCTTAATGGCTGGAGGATTTTCGCTTTTAAGATTTTATGTAAGCTATTATGTTTCATTAAAAGAAAATTTTGCTATAAAAAAAGAGATAAAAAAAGCTCCTTGGCTAAAAAGCTTTTATCCTACTCCAGTAATGATAGAAGCTATGGGTGAAGGAGATATTATTGTTGCTGCTACAATAGGAGCAATTCTTGGAATTAAATTATCAATAATCTCTTTTTTCTTATCAGCTATTTTTGCAATTCCAGCATCTTTATATCTTAGATTTTCAAAAAAAGAGTATGAACTTCCATATATACCATTTTTAGCAATATCTTTGATAATAGTTTATACTTATAAAGATTTTTTTAATAATTTACTTGAGTGGATAATAAATGGTTAG
- a CDS encoding di-trans,poly-cis-decaprenylcistransferase, whose amino-acid sequence MANIPRHIAIIMDGNGRWAQKRGLPRIKGHEKGAEIVREITTFCANHPEIKILTLYAFSTENWKRPKMEVDFLMKLLDNWLKKELPTYIKEDIKFEIIGDISKFSKNLQDRINFTKEKTKNNKKLTQVLALNYGGRDEIIRACKRAKEKNIEIDENNFEDFFDTKIGDVDILIRTGGEKRISNFLLWRIAYAELFFTDTFWPDFTSNELKNIIEEFKKRERRFGGI is encoded by the coding sequence ATGGCTAATATACCAAGACATATTGCAATAATAATGGATGGCAATGGAAGATGGGCACAAAAAAGAGGCCTTCCAAGAATAAAAGGCCATGAAAAAGGTGCCGAAATTGTAAGAGAGATAACTACATTTTGCGCAAACCATCCAGAAATAAAAATTTTAACTCTTTATGCATTTAGTACAGAAAATTGGAAAAGACCTAAAATGGAAGTTGACTTTTTAATGAAACTTCTTGATAACTGGTTAAAAAAAGAGCTTCCAACTTATATAAAAGAGGATATTAAATTTGAAATTATTGGAGATATTTCTAAATTTTCAAAAAATCTTCAAGATAGGATAAATTTTACAAAAGAAAAAACAAAAAATAATAAAAAACTAACTCAAGTATTAGCATTAAATTATGGTGGAAGAGATGAGATAATTAGAGCTTGCAAAAGAGCAAAAGAGAAAAATATTGAAATTGATGAAAACAATTTTGAAGATTTTTTTGATACAAAAATTGGTGATGTGGATATATTAATAAGAACTGGCGGAGAAAAAAGAATCTCAAATTTTTTGCTATGGCGTATTGCTTATGCAGAACTTTTCTTTACAGATACTTTTTGGCCAGATTTTACTTCAAATGAATTAAAAAATATTATAGAAGAGTTTAAAAAAAGAGAGAGAAGATTTGGGGGAATTTAA
- the coaBC gene encoding bifunctional phosphopantothenoylcysteine decarboxylase/phosphopantothenate--cysteine ligase CoaBC: MKILKDKKILLGVTGSISIYKSIELLRLFVKAGAEVKVVMSPTAKKFISPLTFEAAGSKKVLIEENEDWTNKNNHIGVCEDYDIFVIAPATANTINKLSNGIADNLLLQSALAFNKPKILAPAANTNMYKNPFTQASLKLLKLNGYKIIEPVTKELACKTVGEGALANVETIFFATSRELLKDEFWCDRNVIVTGGGTIEKIDDVRYISNFSSGKQAFALATALYLKGANVELITTKETNNLPPVEIFKVDSASKMKEYLEDRIRVAKKGVLKKPDLLNELNRPELVQKTPYLFMAAAVSDYRPKYPQSGKLKKENLGDEWCLELIKNIDILKSIDKEGIKVIGFKAELDEKEALKNAKKALEEKNLDAICLNIVKGKTGFGSEKNSIVFITKEKIIQSPLKTKLEISFDLTEIAKDLDG; the protein is encoded by the coding sequence ATGAAAATTTTAAAAGATAAAAAGATTTTACTTGGAGTTACAGGAAGTATATCAATTTATAAATCAATAGAGCTTTTAAGACTTTTTGTAAAAGCTGGGGCTGAAGTTAAAGTTGTAATGAGCCCAACTGCTAAAAAATTTATATCTCCTCTTACTTTTGAAGCTGCTGGAAGTAAAAAAGTTTTAATAGAAGAAAATGAAGATTGGACAAATAAAAATAATCATATTGGAGTTTGTGAAGATTATGATATTTTTGTTATAGCCCCAGCAACAGCAAATACCATAAATAAATTATCAAATGGAATTGCTGATAACCTTTTACTTCAAAGTGCATTAGCTTTTAATAAACCAAAAATATTAGCTCCTGCTGCAAATACAAATATGTATAAAAACCCTTTTACTCAAGCAAGTTTGAAACTTTTAAAATTAAATGGGTACAAGATAATTGAGCCAGTGACAAAAGAGCTTGCATGCAAAACTGTAGGGGAAGGTGCATTAGCTAATGTTGAAACAATCTTCTTTGCCACCTCAAGAGAACTTTTAAAAGATGAATTTTGGTGTGATAGAAATGTTATAGTTACTGGTGGGGGAACAATTGAAAAGATAGATGATGTAAGATACATTTCAAATTTTTCAAGCGGAAAACAGGCTTTTGCTCTAGCTACAGCTTTATATTTAAAAGGGGCAAATGTTGAACTTATAACAACAAAAGAAACAAATAATCTGCCTCCTGTTGAAATTTTCAAAGTAGATAGTGCATCAAAAATGAAAGAGTATTTAGAAGATAGAATAAGAGTAGCAAAAAAAGGTGTTTTAAAAAAACCAGATCTATTAAATGAACTAAATAGGCCTGAACTAGTTCAAAAAACTCCATATCTATTTATGGCAGCTGCAGTTAGTGATTATAGACCAAAATATCCTCAATCTGGAAAGCTTAAAAAAGAAAATCTTGGAGATGAGTGGTGTTTAGAGCTTATAAAAAATATAGATATTTTAAAAAGTATTGATAAAGAGGGAATAAAAGTTATTGGTTTTAAAGCAGAATTGGATGAAAAAGAGGCACTTAAAAATGCAAAAAAAGCTTTAGAAGAGAAAAATTTAGATGCTATTTGTCTCAATATAGTTAAGGGAAAAACTGGATTTGGAAGTGAAAAAAATTCAATTGTTTTTATCACAAAAGAGAAAATCATTCAAAGTCCACTAAAAACAAAACTTGAAATCTCTTTTGATTTAACCGAAATTGCCAAGGATCTAGATGGCTAA
- the glmU gene encoding bifunctional UDP-N-acetylglucosamine diphosphorylase/glucosamine-1-phosphate N-acetyltransferase GlmU — MSISIVILAAGKGTRMKSPLPKVLHKISGKPMIYHVIKEAQKISNDINIVLGHEAKSIEDIIKKYFENLNFYYQDLQKYPGTGGALKNVKFKHEKVLILNGDMPLITSQELKNFKNIDADIVMSVIELENPKGYGRVVIKNDQVLKIVEEKDANEDELKIKSVNAGVYLIKKELLEEFLPKLKNENAQKEYYLTDIIEYAVNKGYSIKPLFVEEEDFKGVNSKYDLALAEEIMQKRIKKKFMQDGIIMRLPETIFIEEGVTFEGECEIESGCVIKGDSYIKNSHIKANSVIEDSHIEYSTIGPMARIRPGSFLKDTHIGNFVEVKKSRLLGVKAGHLSYLGDSEIDIGTNIGAGTITCNYDGKRKYKTKIGKNVFVGSDTQLVAPVTIEDDVIIAAGTTVTKDVKKGSLAISRVPLKIVKDFYYKFFGKSH, encoded by the coding sequence ATGAGTATTAGTATTGTTATTTTGGCTGCTGGAAAAGGTACAAGAATGAAATCGCCTCTTCCAAAAGTTTTACATAAAATTAGTGGCAAACCTATGATATATCATGTTATAAAAGAGGCTCAAAAAATATCAAATGATATAAATATTGTTTTAGGTCATGAAGCTAAAAGTATAGAAGATATAATTAAAAAATATTTTGAAAATTTAAACTTTTATTATCAAGATTTACAAAAATATCCTGGGACTGGCGGTGCATTAAAAAATGTAAAATTTAAACATGAAAAAGTTTTAATATTAAATGGAGACATGCCACTTATTACCTCACAAGAGCTTAAAAATTTTAAAAATATAGATGCAGATATAGTTATGAGTGTAATTGAGCTTGAAAATCCAAAAGGATATGGAAGAGTAGTTATAAAAAATGATCAAGTATTAAAAATTGTGGAAGAAAAAGATGCTAATGAAGATGAGTTGAAAATAAAAAGCGTAAATGCTGGAGTATATCTTATAAAAAAAGAGCTATTGGAAGAGTTTTTACCAAAACTTAAAAATGAAAATGCTCAAAAAGAGTACTATTTAACTGATATTATTGAGTATGCTGTAAATAAAGGATATTCAATAAAGCCACTATTTGTAGAAGAGGAGGATTTTAAAGGGGTAAATTCAAAATATGACCTTGCTTTAGCTGAAGAGATAATGCAAAAAAGAATAAAGAAAAAATTTATGCAAGATGGCATAATTATGAGACTTCCTGAGACTATATTTATTGAAGAGGGAGTGACTTTTGAAGGAGAGTGTGAAATTGAAAGTGGATGTGTTATTAAAGGCGATAGTTATATAAAAAACTCTCATATAAAAGCAAATTCAGTCATTGAAGATAGCCATATAGAGTATTCAACTATAGGTCCAATGGCTAGAATTAGACCTGGAAGCTTTTTAAAAGATACACATATTGGAAATTTTGTAGAGGTTAAAAAAAGCCGCCTTTTAGGAGTAAAAGCCGGACATTTAAGCTATCTTGGAGATAGTGAAATTGATATAGGAACAAATATCGGAGCTGGAACAATCACTTGTAATTATGATGGAAAAAGAAAATATAAAACAAAAATAGGTAAAAATGTATTTGTTGGAAGTGATACTCAGCTTGTTGCCCCTGTAACAATTGAGGATGATGTTATAATTGCAGCTGGAACTACAGTAACAAAAGATGTTAAAAAAGGCTCTCTTGCAATCAGCAGAGTCCCTTTGAAAATTGTTAAAGATTTTTATTATAAATTTTTTGGAAAAAGTCATTAG
- the trmA gene encoding tRNA (uridine(54)-C5)-methyltransferase TrmA: MECKYFGKCGSCKIYNLGYDGQLNLKVDENRALFEDFFDDFEIFKSLDSHFRARGEFRITNHSNISYSMYGFDKKLIKIDECPIMLKPIFNLMPKLIEKIKKDEVLSYKLFRVDFLSSLNNQTLVSLIYHKPIDEIWEKSAKKLEDLFDIFIIGRSKGVKRVLSQDFIIEKLKILDKKYLYKQIEGSFTQPNPYINQKMITWAKKNSKNFYGDLLELYCGNGNFTLPLSENFDKVLATEVSKSSIKAAKENIKLNSIKNIKFARLSSEEFVEAFYQKREFRRLKEQEIDLKKYNFSTVFVDPPRAGLDDTTRELVKEFENIIYISCNPITLKRDLKELIKTYKIKKFAFFDQFPYTPHLECGVILSKKI; encoded by the coding sequence ATGGAATGTAAATATTTTGGTAAATGTGGAAGTTGTAAAATTTATAATCTTGGATATGATGGTCAGCTAAATTTAAAAGTAGATGAAAATAGAGCTCTTTTTGAGGATTTTTTTGATGATTTTGAAATTTTTAAATCTTTAGATAGCCACTTTAGGGCTAGAGGTGAGTTTAGAATAACAAATCATTCAAATATAAGCTATAGCATGTATGGATTTGATAAAAAACTTATAAAAATAGATGAATGTCCAATTATGTTAAAACCAATTTTTAATCTTATGCCAAAACTTATTGAAAAGATAAAAAAAGATGAGGTTTTGTCCTATAAACTATTTCGTGTTGATTTTCTAAGCTCTTTAAATAATCAAACTTTAGTTTCATTAATATATCATAAACCAATAGATGAGATTTGGGAAAAAAGTGCAAAAAAATTAGAAGATTTATTTGATATTTTTATTATAGGAAGAAGCAAAGGAGTAAAAAGGGTTTTAAGTCAAGATTTTATTATAGAAAAATTAAAAATTTTAGACAAAAAGTATTTATATAAACAGATTGAAGGAAGTTTTACTCAGCCAAATCCATATATAAATCAAAAAATGATCACATGGGCTAAAAAAAATTCTAAAAATTTTTATGGTGATTTATTAGAACTTTATTGTGGTAACGGGAATTTTACTCTGCCTTTAAGTGAAAATTTTGATAAAGTTCTTGCTACAGAAGTAAGTAAAAGTTCTATAAAAGCTGCAAAAGAGAATATAAAATTAAATAGTATAAAAAATATTAAATTTGCAAGACTCTCAAGCGAAGAATTTGTTGAAGCTTTTTATCAAAAAAGAGAGTTTAGAAGATTAAAAGAGCAAGAGATTGATTTAAAAAAATATAATTTTTCAACAGTTTTCGTTGATCCTCCAAGAGCAGGATTGGATGATACAACAAGAGAATTGGTAAAAGAGTTTGAAAATATAATATATATCTCCTGCAATCCTATAACTTTAAAAAGAGATCTGAAAGAGTTAATTAAAACTTATAAGATTAAAAAATTTGCATTTTTTGATCAGTTTCCATATACCCCGCATTTAGAGTGCGGTGTTATTTTATCTAAAAAAATTTAA